The genomic DNA CATACTACAAAATCTTCATCTACATGCTTCACAACTAACTCGCGTAAACTCTCTACCGTTTCCCAATCTGAATTAGTGCTAGAATCGTATGAAAAACCTTTGGGAACATCTATTCCTTCAAACTCTTTCTTATATTCCTCTTTTGAGTATTGTGAATAAGGTGACTGTTGAGGTAAAATCACATAATACTTCCCTATATCAACCGTATTATATGAATCTGAAGATGTTATCATTTCTTCGTGCAACTTTTCTCCTGGTCTAATACCTATTATTTTATGCTCTAATTCTGGAGCTATTGCGGTTGCAACATCCGGCACTCTGTATGATGGTATCTTCGGAACAAAAATTTCTCCTCCCCATGCTTTTTCTATCGCATAAAATACCATTTCACACCCATCTTTCAATGAAATATTAAATCTAGTCATTTTTGGATCTGTCAAAGGCAAAAACGATTCTTTATTTTTCTTTTTCTTTAAGAAAAATGGCATAACAGAACCATTTGACCCCATAACGTTTCCATACCTAACAACAGAAAACTTAATGTCTTTATTACCTTTTATATTATTTGCTGCTATAAACAACTTATCCGATGCTAACTTAGTAGCCCCATATAAATTTATTGGTGCAGCAGCTTTATCTGTCGATAGGGCTACAACACTCTTCACTTCGCATTCTAAAGCTGCATCAATAACATTTTCCGCTCCATTGATGTTTGTTTTTACGCATTCCATTGGGTTATATTCCGCTAAATGAACATGCTTCATCGCTGCTGCATGAATTACAACATCTATTCCTTTAAATGCTCTAATTAAACGAGCTTTATCCCTAACATCTCCTATAAAATATCTTAATTGCGGGTATTCTTTTTCTGGAAACTCTTGAGCCATTTGAAAATGCTTTTGTTCATCTCTTGAAAAAACAACTAATTTTTTCACATTAGGATAACGCTCCAAAATAAGTTTGGTAAACATTTTTCCAAATGACCCTGTTCCTCCTGTTATTAATACTGATTTATTATTTAAATCTAACATCTATTTCCTATTTGATAATATTCAATTTTTACAAATAAAAGTACAACATTACCTTTCTTCATTTTTTTATTAAAATTCGGTATGCAATAGTACTACCACTTGATTAACTCTACATTCTTTTATCCAGCTTTTTAAACCAATCTTTAGCTAAGACTGTTGCACCTCCAATAATAACTCCTAAAAGCAACCAAACAGCCAAAATTATTATTCGTCTAGGTTTCGACTTCATAACAGGTACACTCACTGGTTGTATTACTGTAAAAACGGGTGTATTTTCCTTTAACTTTATTCTTTGCATTTCTAACTGCTTGGCTACTTCAGAATACACACTATAAGCAAGGTTATATTCTGACTGGAGTCTTTCTAAATGCGATTGAGAGCGTGATGTCATTAAGTTTCTATTTCTATCTCTAAAATTAGCCAAAACAGTTTGTTTTACTTCAAAATTATTCTTCAGCTCATTATACCTCTCTTTTATAAAATTAAATTCATCTTGTACCTTTTCTGTTTTAAAATCAATTATTGCTCTTTGTAATAACTCTTGTACTTTTTTAGCCATTTGTGCAGCAGGTAGCGCCTCTGGCATTGAAAAGGAAATTTCTATAAAACCATCTTTACTATTAACTACCAAGCTTAACTGTTCTTCTAATTGTTTAGAAAGATCATTTTCCTCTATTGATACTCTATAAATAGTATCTTTGATAGATTTAGGATCTATTACCCCTTCTTTTTTAAATAGACTTGATAGCTTACTGGGAAGACCTATGGTATATTCTTTAATAAAAGAAAGTACCCCTATACCTTTATATTTCTGATAGTAATCCTTGTAAGTAATCTCTTCATCCTTATTAGAAAATTTCAAAAATGTATTTAACACCTCCTTTTGAAAAGGAACACTCCTTACAATTTTAGGATATAAATTAGGAGAAATGTTACTAGCCGTATTCGCCCCTCCTAAGTTGATTCCAGCAATAGCTGCTAATCCACCTAAATTACCTCCAACTTTATTATTCGCACTTTGAGGAACAACAATAGTTGAAGCTATATATTCTTTCTCTGAAAAAACTGCGACAAACAAACCTACTAATCCAAAACAAACAATAAATCGAATAACTGTTTTTTTACCTCTTCTAATTATTTTATATAATTCTAATAAATCTATTTCAGACTCCGTCCCACTCGAACTTACATTACTCATTGCCTACTACTTATCTGTTAAACTCTTAACTAACACTCCTAAAGTCGCCAAACCAGTAGTGATCCCTATAACTTCTTGTGGCGTTATTTTTCTAGTGCTTTCAGTTTTTTTTGGAATTAAAATTACGGAACCCGGTTTTATATCAGGATATGATTTAAAAAAAAGAAAGCTTTTCGTCGTTTTTATATCTCCGTTAGGATAAATCACATATGCTCTACTTTTCTTAGCTTTTGGAGAAAAACCTCCTGAATTTTCTATATAATGTTCAAAAGACCTTCCTTTTTCATACCGAACTAATGATGGAGACAAAACTTCTCCCTCTACCTTTACTGTTTGTCTTTCCGAAGGTATAAAAAGCTCATCTCCTTCCTCCAATATTAAATCAAACTTAGAATTCTGACTTCCTTTTTCTAATATTTTTTTCAAATCTATACCTATTTTAAATACCTTTTTTACATCATTTTGAATAACGCTTAAAGTATCTTTTTTTGCAAAATCAGAAATTACCTTTGCTTGCTTTTTGTCTTCTAACGTATTATTTTTTCTAGTTAAAAATGCTCCTTCAATATAAGCATATTTAGTAAGCCCTCCTGCTTGTTTTATCAAATCTGAGATCTTTTCATTTTTTCCTCTTAAAGAATATTCACCTTCAAAGTTAATCTCTCCTTTAATAAAAACTGTTTTCTGTTTTGTATATCCTTTTAAATAACGAACAGTAACAATATCAAAAGGTTTTAATACAAAATTATTACTAGCACTTCCTTCTAAATTATTATTCGCTTTAAGATTAAAATTCTCGCTTATGGTTTCAAAACTGCCATCTTTTAATCTTCTAGAAACATCAATAACATTTGAATCTGCTCCATCTTTTAACCCTCCCGCAAGAACTATCAAATCTTCTATTTGCATTCCCTTCATAAAATCGAATTTATTCGCTTTATTTACGGCTCCATTGATTGTTATAAATTCTTTTTCTTTTAATTCTCCTTTTTTGAAAACATAAATACTATCGTTTTCTTTTAAAAATAAATCTTCATTTTTATCTCTCAATGAAAAAGAAATAGTTTCTTTATTCGCTTCATCATACGTCCTCACTATAATCCCCCTATCTAAAAAAGCATCTCTTGTTACCCCTTCTGCTTTCTTTAATAAAACGTCTAAAGATAAATCCTGTTTATATTCATAGTTACCTGGCTGAAATACAGCACCCGCTATAACTATTCTATTCGAGAACTCATCTATAATTTCATTAATTCTTATAAAGTCTCCATCTTTTAAACTTTCGGTAGATATTTTTCTTGATGGTATCTCTACTATCTCTTTTTGCTTGCCATTTACTCTTTCTACAACGATATTATCCTTGTAAGCATTTGAAGCAAAACCACCACAATACATTAATAAATCTGAAACTTTTTCAGTTCCTTTAATTTCATACAGACCTGGTCTCTTCACTGCTCCTTCAATTGTTACAAGATTATCATAAGGACTAACTATAATAACATCTTGATCTTGGACTGTTATATTCCCAATTGATTCTCCATTAATTATATAATTATAAAAATCAAAACTAGCTATATTTTTACCCTCTCTAAAAAGTTTAATATTTCTAAGAGTTCCGCTTTTAGTAGGACCTCCAGCCGCATATAATGAATTTAGAACTGTTGAAAAAGCGCTTAATGAATACGACCCTGGAACTTTTACCTCTCCAACAATACTAACTTGTACATTTCTTATTTCTTTAATAGATACCGATATATTCACTTTATTGTAACTACTAGATGAAGCTCCTAACCCTGAATAAATTCTTTTTAAATAATTTTTCACCTTAGTTTTAGCAGCTTTAATCGGTAAACCTGCTAAGTAAATATAACCAACTCCTTCTATACTTATAGCCCCTTGTTTACTTACCTTACTTTCATAATTAGCTTCAGCGGCGCCCCATAAATCAATCGAAATGACATCTCCTGGTCCAATAATATAACTCTCAGGAGTTGCTATATTTAAATTTGGCGTAAATGAGATATTAGGATTATTAAAAAAGTCATATCCAAAAAGTTTCTCTTTCTTTTCTTCTTTTTCTCCTCCCATTAATCCAAAATGCAAATCCTCCTCATCAACATCTGAATTCTTTTTTTTATTACTCTCTCTCTCCTTCTTTGAACTATCAACTCCTAAGTTATTAATTCTAGTCTTTAATTTTTGAGCTTCTAATTCAGGCATTCCTTTAGTTTTAGCAATTGTTATCGCTTGTTCTAACGTATAGCCTTCTTTTTCAATTTTTTCTTTATAGTTTATTAATTGCTTATTTGACAGCTGATCAACTTTAATCTGGCTTAAATCTCCTTGAATATTTTGAGCTTCAATCAAGTTAATACATAAACTGAATAACACAAAAGCTAATAAAACATTTATTTTTCTTAATATCATTTTTTTATTTTCCTATTGAATAATACTCTATATTTTTATTATGTAAATTATTGACATCATATTGATTTCTCGCGTCAAAGATAGTATTATTATTCATTAATTGCTTCATTTTCTCAAAGTCTGGAGAACGGAATTCCTTCCATTCTGTTAATAATAGCAGGGCATCTGCTTTTTCCAATACTTCATATTTATCCACCCCATAAAAAACATCTAGAGTTGCAAAATATTTGTTTTTTGCCTGTTCTATAGCTTTGGGATCATATACTTTTACTCTCCCCCCTCTTTTGATCAATTCTTCAACTACATAAACAGATGGAGCTTCTCTCATATCATCTGTTTCTGGTTTAAAAGCTAATCCCCAAATAGCAAAAGTTATCCCTGACAAATCTTCTCCAAACTTTTTTAAGACCTTGTTCAGAAAAAGCCTCTTCTGAGCTTTATTAACCTTATCTACAGAAGATATTAGCTCTGGAATATATCCATTCTCTCTCCCTAAATGAATAAGAGCAGAAATATCTTTTGGAAAACAAGTACCTCCATACCCTATTCCTGGATAAATAAAATCATATCCTATTCTTTTATCTGACCCAATACCTACACGTACATTATTAATGTCTGCACCAACTCGCTCGCAAATATTAGCCATTTCGTTTATAAATGAAATTTTTGTAGCCAGCATTGCATTTGCAGCATATTTTGTCATTTCCGCAGAAGCTATATCCATAGTTATAAAACGGTCATGAGTTCTAAAGAAAGGGCTATATAATTGCTTCATCTTTGAAAAGACCTCTTGATTTTCTGCTCCAATAACAACCCTATCTGGTTTCATAAAATCATTGATAGCTGCTCCTTCTTTCAAAAACTCTGGGTTTGAAACTACATGAAAATCTATATTTTCACTTCTCTCTTCTAATTCGCTCTTAATAATTTCTTTTATCTTGATTGTTGTTCCTACTGGCACGGTAGATTTCGAAACGATAATCTTACGCTTTCCAATTGTCTTTCCTATAACCTTGGCAACCTCAAAAACACTTGAAAGGTCAGCTCTTCCGTCTTCTTTCATTGGTGTTCCTACCGCTATAAAAATAATCGACGCTTCCTGAATTGCTTTCTGAATATCTATCGAAAAAAAAAGATTTTTTGACAAATTATTGTCTATTAACTCTTTCAATCCTGGTTCATAAATAGGAACTATTCCTTTACTTAACCCTTCTATTTTCTTCTTGTCAATATCTACGCAAACAACTTCATTCCCCATTTCTGAAAAACAAACCCCAGTTACCAAGCCCACATATCCAGTACCTATAACCGCTATTTTCATTTTATTAAATGGTGTTTTTCTCCCAACTTTACTAATTCTTTATTTCTAATATCATGAACTATTTCAATAGATTGCTTAGCATCTAACAAACCAAAACCGCTTCCTCTTAGTATTTCTTTATAACTTTCTGTGTGCAATTCAGTAAAACCTCCACTAAACTCAATTTCTTCATTATCTACGGTTATCGAACGATAAGTTCTTTGCCCTTTTTCTCTTATTTCCTTAGGCAAAGATTTCTCATTTATAGACAAAAACCAACGCACTCTTGCTTTTGAAAACTCTAAATACCCCGCTGCTTTATCCTTTTCTCTAACATGCACAACATTCTCATGAACCTCACCGAACACCCAAGAAAGCATATCATAAAAGTGAACTCCAATATTCGTTGCTATGCCTCCTGATTTACTTTCATCCCCTTTCCACGAAACGTCATACCAATTTCCTCTCGATGTTATATAAGTCAAATCCACATCGTACTTCCCATTTTTATTTTCCGTTTCTACTTTTTCCTTTAAGGCAATAATACTCGGATGCAATCGTAATTGGAGAATTGTATTTATTTTGCTTCCTGTTTCTTTTTCTATAGCCTCTAAAGCATCAACATTCCATGGGTTTAGTACCAAAGGTTTTTCACAAATAGCATCTGCATTTCTTCTTAGTGCCATACGAATATGTGAATCATGCAAATAATTTGGAGTGCAAATACTTACATAATCTAACTGAATATTTTGTTGGCGTTTCAACTTTTCTATATGTCTATCAAATCGTTCAAATTCAACAAAAAAGTCAGCATTAGGAAAATAACTATCCATAATACCAACACTATCAAATTTATCTAGAGCTGCTATTAAATTATTATTAGTATCTTTAATCGCTCTCAAATGACGTGGAGCTATATATCCTGCTGCTCCTATCAAGGCAAAGTTTTTCATTACAATGTCTTATTTACTTGTTCTTTAGATAAAAAGCCTTTTACATCATAAACCACCGCGTTGCTTTTTTTTAATCTTAATAAATCTATATTCTTAAATTCATGGTGAGAAACTGCTAAAACTATAGCATCGTATTTTTTACCATAAAGCTTCTCTTCTGCCTGAATCCCATACTCTTCTAGCACTTCTTCTTTTCTTACCCAAGGATCATAAATAGCAACCTTTATGCCATAACTTTCTAATGCTCTATAAACATCCACAACTTTCGTATTTCTTATATCTGGACAATTCTCTTTAAAAGTAATCCCCAAAATTAAAATTTCAGCATTTTTAACCTTTACATCCTCTGCTATCATTAATTTTACAACTTCTGCTCCTACGTGCTCTCCCATACTATCATTCAAACGCCTTCCTGATAAAATTATTTCTGGATAATAACCAAATTGTTGTGCTTTTTGAGCTAAATAAAAAGGATCTACACCTATGCAATGCCCTCCTACCAAACCAGGTTTAAAAGGTAAAAAATTCCATTTTGTAGAAGCTGCTTCAAGCACTTCGCTTGTATCTATTCTCATCAAATTGAAAATTTTAGCCAATTCATTTACAAAGGCTATATTAATATCTCTCTGACAGTTTTCTATTATTTTGGAAGCTTCAGCTACTTTTATAGAAGATGCTAAATGAGTTCCTGCTTTAATTACAGAAGCATATAAATCATTTACTTTCTCTCCTGTTTCCTTTGTTGAGCCCGAAGTTACTTTTAATATATTTTCTACAGTTCTTATCTTATCACCAGGACTTATTCTTTCTGGAGAATATCCTACATAAAAATCTTTATTGAATATTAGACCTGACTCACTCTCCAAAACAGGAATACAATCTTCTTCAGTAGCTCCCGGATAAACCGTTGACTCATATATAACAATATCTCCTTTATTTAAAACACTGCCAATCGTTTTACTAGCATGTAATAACGGGTCCAAAATAGGTTGATTGTTCTTATCCACAGACGTTGGAACAGTAACAATATAATAGTTACATTCTTTTAAATGATCTACATTCGAAGTTATATACAATCCTTTATTTTCAAAGGTGCTATCTTCTACTAAAACAGTTTTCAATAAATTATCATCAACCTCCAAGGTAACATCTACCCCTTCTTTCAATTCAGACACCCTTCTTTCACAAATATCAAAACCTACAACAGCATATTTTTCTGCAAAAAGTCTAGCTAAAGGCAATCCTACATAACCTAACCCTATTATTGCAATTTTTGATACATCCATCTTTTTTAATCTTTACTATTTTTATACACGTAAATACAAGTCTGCAAAAATACATAAAAAAAAGCTCTAGCAAAACGTTCTTAAACGCAAAAAAGTCCTCATCAAAATGATGAGGACTTTTCGTGGGCGCGAAGGGATTCGAACCCCTGACCCCTTGGGTGTAAACCAAGTGCTCTGAACCAACTGAGCTACGCGCCCTAGACAATTAACATTAAAGGTTTTATTTGTGGGCGCGAAGGGATTCGAACCCCTGACCCCTTGGGTGTAAACCAAGTGCTCTGAACCAACTGAGCTACGCGCCCTTTAATTGCTAATTGCGGGTGCAAATATATAACAGTTTTAGAGATAAACAATAAAAAAAATCATTTTTTTTTATAAAATTTCTGAAACTACAAATGTGCTACCTCCTATATAAACTAAATCTGTACACTTAGCCTCCTTTAAAGCTTCACTATATGCTTGATTTACAGAATCAAAAACACTTCCTTCCAAACCTACCTTATTTGCCTCCTCTTTTATTTTTTTTTCTGGCATTCCTCTTGGAATATTTGGTTTGCAAAAATAATAAATCGCTTCTTTAGGAAACATTGGTAGTACTTCTTCTATTTTCTTATCAGAAACAACCCCCAATACAATATGAAGTCTATCATAGCTTTCAGCTTTTAACTGTTCTAACACATAATTCAATCCCTCTTTATTATGAGCGGTATCACAAATTACTTTAGGACTATCTTTTAAAATTTGCCAGCGCCCCTTTAGCTTTGTATTTTTAACAACATTAATCAAACCCCTTCTCATTTCATCTTCAGAAACCTTAAAACTTCCTTTTTTTAAAACTTTGATAGCTTCAATTGCCGTTTTTACATTATGCTTCTGGTAATTCCCAAGTAAATCAGTTTCTAATTTTTGGTTTTCTTGGTCAGAAGCAAAAAATATTTTTGCTTCTTCCTTATTAGCCTTCTCTAAAAAAACCTTCTTTACCTCTTCCTGTTTCTCTCCTATCACAACAGGAACTCTTTTTTTTATGATACCTGCTTTTTCTAAAGCTATTTCAGGCAACGTGTCTCCTAAAAATTGGGTATGATCTAATCCTATGTTCGTAATAACAGAAACTTCAGGTATTATAATATTTGTAGAATCTAGTCTTCCTCCTAACCCCACTTCTATGACAGCAATATCTACTTTTTTCCTCGAAAACTCTTGAAATGCCATACCTACTGTCATCTCAAAGAAAGACACTCCTTGGTTTTCTAAAAAATGTTTATGCTTTTTAACAAACTCTACAACAGCTTCTTCAGAAATTTCTAGACCGTTAATCTTTATCCTCTCTGTAAAACTCTTTAAATGCGGCGAAGTATATAACCCTACTTTATACCCAGCCTCTTGTAAAACAGAGGCTATCATATGGCTTGTTGACCCTTTTCCGTTCGTTCCTCCAACATGAACAGACTTAAAACTTTTCTCAGGAAAATTCAACTCTTTTGTCAACGCCTTTATATTTGTTAAATCTTTTTTAAACGCTTTTTCCCCTTGGCGCTGATACATAGGTAGGCGAGAAAACATCCAATCTACAGTTTCCTTATAAGTCATTTTTCTTTTTTTTGGATTTTCAATCTTATTTAGACAAAGAGAAGTTATATATAATTGTTCCTTTTTGCTTTTGAGGCGCTTCCCCATCTGCATTCCATTTTGTTCTTAACGCAGCTTCTTTAGCAGGTCTTAGCAAACACGGATGAGTATTCGTTGATCCCTTAACACCAGGAACGGCTTTAATCACTTTTCCATCTTTATTCACTTCGATACTGACAACAACCCTTCCTTCTTGCTCACAATTAGGCTTTTCAATAGGCTTAGACAATGCTTTTCTTCCAGCTAAGTTATAATTCCCTCCCGATCCTTTACCTCCATTCCCGTAATATTTACTAGAACTAGGATCTCCGTTTTTATCTCCTTTTACTCCTAGCTCCTTATCATCTCCCTCGCCTTTTAGTTCACCCTTTTTAGAATTTCCTTTCAACAGACTATTCAACGCATCTGTAGTTGCTTTAGACGGCTTTGGTTTTTCTTTTTTTATAGCATTCTTTTTATCAATTACATTAGATATCTCCTTTATTTTTTTCTCCTTTTTAATTTCTTTTTTTTCCACAATAGAGACCTCCTTAAAACTCTCTTTCGTAATTATTTCTTCTACTGACTCTTTAGAAACCTCTTCTACTTTCTCTTCTTTGTTTTCTTCTACCTCCTCTGCCTTAGGTATTTGCTTAGTTTTTTCTATAGGTGCTCCACTACCTACATTAGAACTCCCAAAATTAATAGCAACTCCATACTCCTCTGGAGGATCCAGATATTTCATCCCATAATTAAACACTCCAAACAACAACAATATCAAAATTAATATTGTTAATATTGCAGACTTACGTTTATGTTCTGTATTTAACACTTTCATCAACTCGTTTTTTCAATACACTACTTCTACAAATCTTTCTATTTACCTTTTACTGCTAAAATCATTTTCAACTTATTTCTATTAGCTATATCAATAATTCTCATCACATTTTTATAAGGAACATTCTGATCTCCCCTAATAACAACTGTTTTCTTTTGGTCTCCTCCTACTGCTTTAAGTAACTCTATTTCTAATTTATTTGACTGAACCTTTCGTTTATCTATATAAAAGGATGAGTTTTTAGTAACCGTAACTGCTACTGAGGTGTTATTCTCTGTTTTTCCACCTGCTTTGGGTAATAAAACATCTATTGCACTAACAGTTACTAACGTTGAAGTCAACATAAAAAATATCAATAATAAAAAAACGATATCCGTCATTGATGACATATTAAAACTAGGATCTACTTTATTTCTTCCTTTTAAATTCATTACACAGGCTCATTTAATAAATCTAAGAATTCTACTGACTTTGCTTCCATTTGATAAACCACCTTATCGGTTTTTACTACCAAATGATTATACGTTATATAAGCCACAATACCTACTATTAGTCCTGCAACTGTAGTTGTCATCGCCGTATATAAGCCATCTGACAACATTTTAATATCTATTTGACCTCCTGAGTTAGCTATTTCATGAATAGCTACAATCATACCTATTACAGTTCCTAAAAAACCTATCATTGGAGCTGCTCCTGCTATTGTTGCGAGTACAGATACATTTCTTTCTAATTTATACACCTCCAATTTTCCTGCATTTTCAATAGCTGTATTAATATCTTCCAAAGGCTTCCCTATTCTTGAAATCCCTTTAGCTATCAAACGCGCTGTTGGTATTGGCGTATTATCACATAAATCTTTAGCACTTTCCAGATTCCCGTTAGAAATATAATCTTTTATCTGATTCATAAAATTCTCATCTACTTTCGACGCTGCTTTTATTGCAAAAAAGCGCTCAAAATATACATATAGCGCTACTGCTAGCAAAACAAACAGCAATGCTATAATAATTTGACCACCTAAACCGCCATCCATAATCAGGTTATAGATAGACAATGTTTTTTCTTCTGATACTACTTCTTGTAATTCTTCTTGAAAAAATGGAGACATAAACGTATTTATTTTATTATTGTTACTTAAAACGAAAGTAGTATTTAAAAATTGTTTGCAAAAAAAATCCTGAGA from Tenacibaculum maritimum NCIMB 2154 includes the following:
- a CDS encoding MotA/TolQ/ExbB proton channel family protein translates to MSPFFQEELQEVVSEEKTLSIYNLIMDGGLGGQIIIALLFVLLAVALYVYFERFFAIKAASKVDENFMNQIKDYISNGNLESAKDLCDNTPIPTARLIAKGISRIGKPLEDINTAIENAGKLEVYKLERNVSVLATIAGAAPMIGFLGTVIGMIVAIHEIANSGGQIDIKMLSDGLYTAMTTTVAGLIVGIVAYITYNHLVVKTDKVVYQMEAKSVEFLDLLNEPV